The proteins below come from a single Mycobacterium parmense genomic window:
- the secG gene encoding preprotein translocase subunit SecG has protein sequence MQLALQITLVVTSILVVLLVLLHRAKGGGLSTLFGGGVQSSLSGSTVVEKNLDRLTLFITGIWLVCIVGMALLIKYR, from the coding sequence ATGCAATTGGCGCTGCAGATCACGCTGGTCGTCACCAGCATCCTGGTGGTCCTGCTGGTGCTGCTGCACCGCGCCAAGGGTGGCGGCTTGTCCACGCTGTTCGGCGGGGGCGTGCAGTCCAGCCTCTCCGGTTCGACGGTGGTCGAGAAGAACCTGGACCGGTTGACCCTGTTCATCACGGGTATCTGGCTGGTGTGCATCGTCGGTATGGCCCTGCTGATCAAGTACCGCTGA
- the tpiA gene encoding triose-phosphate isomerase, translated as MSRKPLIAGNWKMNLNHFEAIALVQKIAFALPDKYYDRVDVTVLPPFTDLRSVQTLVDGDKLRLTYGAQDLSQYDSGAYTGDISGPLLAKLGCTFVIVGHSERRTYHHEDDALVAAKAAAALRHELTPIVCIGEHLDVREAGEHVGHCERQLRGSLAGLSAEQIGRVVVAYEPVWAIGTGRVASAADAQEVCAAVRKELGALASAQVAEGVRVLYGGSVNAKNIGEIVARDDIDGALVGGASLDGEQFATLAAIAAGGPLP; from the coding sequence GTGAGCCGCAAGCCGTTGATCGCCGGCAACTGGAAGATGAACCTCAACCACTTCGAGGCGATCGCGCTGGTGCAAAAGATCGCGTTCGCCCTGCCGGACAAGTACTACGACAGGGTCGACGTCACGGTGCTGCCGCCGTTCACCGACCTGCGCAGCGTGCAGACCCTGGTCGACGGCGACAAGCTGCGGCTCACCTACGGGGCCCAGGACCTCTCGCAGTACGACTCCGGCGCCTATACCGGCGACATCAGCGGGCCGCTACTGGCCAAGCTGGGCTGCACGTTCGTCATCGTCGGGCACTCCGAGCGGCGCACCTACCACCACGAGGACGACGCGTTGGTGGCCGCGAAGGCCGCCGCCGCGCTCAGGCACGAGCTGACCCCGATCGTCTGCATCGGCGAGCACCTCGACGTCCGTGAGGCGGGCGAGCACGTCGGCCACTGCGAGCGGCAGCTGCGCGGGTCGCTGGCGGGGCTGTCCGCCGAGCAGATCGGCAGGGTCGTCGTCGCCTACGAGCCCGTCTGGGCGATCGGCACCGGGCGCGTTGCCAGCGCCGCCGACGCGCAGGAGGTGTGCGCCGCGGTTCGCAAGGAGCTGGGCGCGCTGGCGTCGGCGCAGGTCGCCGAGGGCGTGCGAGTGCTCTACGGCGGGTCGGTGAACGCCAAGAACATCGGCGAGATCGTCGCCCGCGACGACATCGACGGGGCCCTGGTCGGCGGGGCGTCGCTGGACGGCGAGCAGTTCGCGACGCTGGCGGCGATCGCCGCCGGCGGGCCCCTTCCGTAG
- a CDS encoding phosphoglycerate kinase, which produces MAVPTLEDLLEQGVSGRSVLVRSDLNVPLDEDGVITDPGRITASVPTLKALLDAGARVVVAAHLGRPKNGPDPKLSLAPVAAALGEQLGRHVQLAGDVVGADALARAEGLTDGDVLLLENVRFDPRETSKDDAERLALAREMAELVSPAGAFVSDGFGVVHRKQASVYDVATLLPHYAGTLVAGEIEVLEQLTSSTRRPYAVVLGGSKVSDKLGVIESLATKADSIVIGGGMCFTFLAAQGFSVGKSLLEEEMVQTCRRLLDTYVDVLRLPMDIVVADKFAADAQPQTVGADSIPDDKIGLDIGPGSVKRFTALLSNARTIFWNGPMGVFEFASFAAGTKGVADAIAAATGKGAFSVVGGGDSAAAVRALGIPEGDFSHISTGGGASLEYLEGKTLPGIEVLNRPQPGGDA; this is translated from the coding sequence GTGGCCGTTCCAACGCTCGAAGACCTGCTTGAGCAAGGGGTTTCCGGTCGAAGCGTGTTGGTTCGCTCCGACCTGAACGTCCCGCTCGACGAAGACGGCGTAATCACCGACCCCGGCCGGATCACCGCGTCGGTCCCCACACTGAAAGCGCTGCTGGACGCCGGCGCCAGGGTGGTGGTCGCGGCGCACCTGGGCCGCCCGAAGAACGGGCCCGACCCGAAGTTGTCGCTGGCTCCGGTCGCGGCCGCGCTCGGCGAGCAGCTGGGCCGGCACGTGCAACTGGCCGGTGATGTGGTGGGCGCCGACGCTCTGGCCCGCGCCGAGGGGCTCACCGACGGCGACGTCCTGCTGCTGGAGAACGTCCGCTTCGACCCGCGCGAAACCAGCAAGGACGACGCCGAGCGCTTGGCCCTGGCCCGCGAGATGGCTGAATTGGTAAGTCCGGCGGGGGCTTTCGTCTCCGACGGCTTCGGGGTGGTGCACCGCAAGCAGGCGTCGGTGTACGACGTGGCGACGCTGCTGCCACACTACGCCGGCACGCTGGTGGCCGGCGAGATCGAGGTGCTCGAGCAGCTGACCAGCTCGACCCGGCGCCCCTACGCGGTGGTGCTCGGCGGGTCAAAGGTATCCGACAAGCTGGGCGTCATCGAGTCGCTGGCGACCAAGGCCGACAGCATCGTGATCGGTGGCGGCATGTGCTTCACCTTCCTTGCCGCGCAGGGTTTCTCAGTGGGCAAGTCGCTGCTGGAAGAGGAGATGGTTCAAACTTGTCGGCGGTTGCTGGACACCTACGTCGACGTGCTGCGGTTGCCGATGGACATCGTCGTCGCCGACAAGTTCGCCGCCGACGCGCAGCCGCAGACCGTCGGGGCCGACTCGATCCCCGATGACAAGATCGGCCTGGATATCGGGCCGGGCTCGGTCAAACGGTTCACGGCGTTGCTGTCCAACGCCAGGACGATTTTCTGGAACGGCCCCATGGGCGTCTTCGAGTTCGCGTCGTTCGCCGCGGGCACCAAGGGCGTCGCCGACGCCATCGCCGCCGCGACCGGCAAAGGCGCGTTCAGCGTGGTCGGCGGCGGCGACTCCGCGGCCGCGGTGCGCGCCCTCGGCATCCCCGAGGGTGACTTTTCGCACATCTCGACCGGCGGTGGCGCGTCGCTGGAATACCTTGAGGGCAAGACACTTCCGGGTATCGAGGTGTTGAACCGGCCGCAGCCGGGAGGTGACGCGTGA
- the gap gene encoding type I glyceraldehyde-3-phosphate dehydrogenase, translating into MTVRVGINGFGRIGRNFYRALLAQQEQGGADIEVVAVNDITDNHTLAHLLKFDSILGRLPFDVSLDGEDTIVVGNRKISALEVREGPAAMPWGDLGVDVVVESTGLFTDAAKAKGHLDAGAKKVLISAPATNPDITIVLGVNDDKYDGSQNIISNASCTTNCLAPLAKVLHDEFGIVKGLMTTVHAYTQDQNLQDGPHKDLRRARAAALNIVPTSTGAAKAIGLVMPELKGKLDGYALRVPIPTGSVTDLTAELSKPAGAEEINAAFKAAAEGKLKGILKYYDAPIVSSDIVTDPHSSIFDSGLTKVIDNQAKVVSWYDNEWGYSNRLVDLVGLVGKSL; encoded by the coding sequence GTGACGGTCCGGGTAGGTATAAACGGCTTCGGTCGTATCGGGCGCAACTTCTACCGTGCCTTATTGGCTCAACAGGAGCAGGGCGGCGCCGACATCGAGGTGGTTGCCGTCAACGACATCACCGACAACCACACGCTTGCGCACCTGCTCAAGTTCGACTCGATCCTGGGCCGCTTGCCCTTCGACGTGAGCCTCGACGGCGAGGACACGATAGTCGTCGGCAACCGCAAGATCTCCGCACTCGAGGTCAGGGAAGGCCCGGCGGCGATGCCGTGGGGCGACCTGGGCGTCGACGTCGTCGTGGAATCCACCGGGCTGTTCACCGACGCCGCCAAGGCGAAGGGCCACCTGGACGCAGGCGCCAAGAAGGTGCTGATCTCGGCGCCCGCCACCAACCCCGACATCACCATCGTCCTGGGTGTCAACGACGACAAGTACGACGGCAGCCAGAACATCATCTCCAACGCCTCCTGCACCACGAACTGCCTTGCGCCGCTTGCCAAAGTGCTGCACGACGAGTTCGGCATCGTCAAGGGCCTGATGACCACCGTCCATGCCTACACCCAGGACCAGAACCTGCAGGACGGCCCGCACAAAGACCTGCGCCGGGCCCGCGCCGCGGCGCTGAACATCGTCCCGACGTCCACCGGTGCGGCCAAGGCGATCGGGCTGGTGATGCCGGAGCTGAAGGGCAAGCTCGACGGCTACGCCCTGCGGGTCCCCATTCCCACCGGCTCGGTCACCGACCTGACCGCCGAGCTGTCGAAGCCCGCCGGCGCCGAGGAGATCAACGCGGCGTTCAAAGCCGCCGCCGAGGGCAAGCTCAAGGGCATCCTGAAGTACTACGACGCGCCGATCGTCTCCAGCGACATCGTCACCGACCCGCACAGTTCGATCTTCGACTCGGGCCTGACCAAGGTGATCGACAACCAGGCCAAGGTCGTGTCGTGGTACGACAACGAGTGGGGCTACTCCAACCGCCTGGTCGATCTGGTCGGCCTGGTCGGCAAGTCGCTGTAA
- a CDS encoding L,D-transpeptidase: protein MRAVFRCVLAVVGIAASVAAGPADIRLAAASRPSGPPIASVLPARGAVVGVAHPIVVRFRVPIADRHAAERALDVRSAPAMTGRFEWLDNDVVQWVPDRFWPAHSTMALSVGGVATEFETGPAVVGVASISDHTFTVSIDGVEAGPTPPVPTPHHRPHFGEQGVLPASMGRPEFPTPVGTYTVLSKERSLIMDSSSVGIPVDDPDGYRLPVDYAVRITNHGLFVHSAPWAVNSLGLENVSHGCISLSPQDAEWYYNAVHVGDPVIVQE, encoded by the coding sequence ATGCGGGCGGTTTTTCGGTGTGTCCTCGCCGTTGTCGGGATCGCTGCGAGCGTGGCAGCGGGGCCCGCCGATATCAGGCTGGCGGCGGCCAGCCGGCCATCCGGGCCCCCGATCGCGTCGGTGCTGCCGGCGCGGGGCGCGGTGGTGGGCGTGGCGCACCCGATCGTGGTGAGGTTCCGGGTTCCCATCGCCGACCGGCACGCGGCCGAGCGTGCCCTCGACGTCAGATCGGCGCCCGCGATGACCGGCAGATTCGAGTGGCTCGACAACGACGTCGTGCAGTGGGTGCCCGACCGGTTCTGGCCGGCACACAGCACCATGGCGCTGTCGGTCGGCGGCGTGGCCACCGAGTTCGAGACGGGCCCCGCCGTCGTCGGCGTGGCCAGTATCTCGGATCACACCTTCACCGTCAGCATCGACGGGGTCGAGGCCGGACCGACGCCCCCGGTGCCCACCCCCCATCACCGGCCACACTTCGGCGAACAGGGTGTGTTGCCGGCCTCGATGGGCAGGCCGGAGTTCCCGACGCCGGTCGGCACGTACACCGTCTTGTCCAAGGAACGCTCGCTGATCATGGATTCGAGCAGCGTCGGCATCCCCGTCGACGACCCCGACGGCTACCGGCTCCCGGTCGATTACGCCGTCCGCATCACCAACCACGGACTCTTCGTTCACTCGGCGCCGTGGGCGGTCAACTCCCTCGGGCTCGAGAACGTCAGCCACGGCTGCATCAGCCTGAGCCCACAGGACGCGGAGTGGTATTACAACGCGGTCCACGTGGGCGACCCGGTGATCGTCCAGGAATAG